TAAACCCATTAtcttttatgtatatttaagtACTAATCAGCAACTAGCCttcaatatgtatatttgtatgcaTATTTGGAGTGGGCTTATTCATAAATTGTAAGAATTAACTTGTGCGTGCCCAATCCTCTTTgtccaatatatatatcaaaatatgtttaaatcaaagatgctccaccgccgacagagcataaattacacttatcatttgaacaataactaatttttaatcgtgtatatgtatgtgtctaattaacatgtGCAATCAGTATGTCATTCCATAAAGAGCATAGTGCCATGTagttttttcgggacgcaatgaattatttttaatatttttatcttgaagtacaataagaagctcaaactttttgaTGGTGGCAATGGTGAAATTAATTAAAGTAAATGACTTTTGTAACtcaagaaaaatactaatttataGTATGCTCCTGttttgattgagaaaaaataaatcaaatgctATTCGTCAGCATTTCAGCATCTTGATAGATTATATTGAGTCTATTAGACCAATGTCCTGTACCTACTTAATAATGATATTGTAATGGGAAATGGGGAGATTGAAAAGCATCTGATTATCTAAACAGAAAGGGGAGCAATATTACAGACTGGCAGCTTTGTTTTTTAGAAGAATTTTCTAAAAAGAGGTGatctttttaatgtttaaaatttctAAAGATAATTAACCAAgatattttttacaaataatCTAAAGAATTTTGCtatgaatattgaattttttgGTTTGTGCAAAGgtttaaagggagataaccactATAATGAAGTAGAAACAATAGTGTTACagatacaaaattaattttcaaattccaTGATGGTATGACATTTCACCATGCATTTTTGAAATATcacctgggaatgaattaaaaaaatattacagtaatgtttttcacaaagtgggaaaatatataccattactttttaaacttttggaaaattaCAAACAAATCTGGACAATTCTTAGagtataatgaaataaatctttGAAATGTTTAGGCTTCAATTCTTTAGATTAAATAATACCtaaatcaatataaattaaAGTTACCTTACATGTGCATTTGTTATGGGCTTTTAGATTTAAAGTCCTATTTGGGAAAATGAAGCCCGGAATCTGGAAAATATGGTATCAATTTTCGATAGGGAAATGGAGTAGGTCTCATTAGTTTACATTATCAGACCTTGTGAAAGCCAGCTGGTAAAAAATCCTGACCTGGCATAATAGCTCATGACTCATGTTCATCATTTTCTTTTCGGACTTGTATTCATGCAGctggactacatgtataatatattgtaaaaaatttactgtgtacatgatgtgtgatatgtgtcaatcattttattataatattgatTAGCACACATTGTGGATCAgtagaaatatcaaaatcacCTGTTCTATAGAATGATAAGTCGTTTCTAATTCTATTATATTCATCAAGTGCAATAATGAAAGTACATTGTATCCTAACTTCATCTAAATATATCACTGTAGTTGATTATCAACACCCTGGTGCGTCACTTAGGGGTCTAAAGCCCAGCAGGTGGGTATAGTTTACACGTATAAGCGCGGCTATCTTGGTCAAGTGTGAAAGCAAGCCTGGCCAGTCAAGCCAGTAGTACTACTGGCATACGTACACAGGCTCATAATACAATAATCCTATACATCGACCGCTTTCACTAGCATACTCTGATGACATATTACCGAAATTTCAACGGTTTCATTAAAATTAGTAATATCAATGGTCAAAAGGGGATCCAAAATAATGCTATTTAGAATAAAATGGTAGTTTCAGCGCAACCAACTGTAGCATGCATAAATAGTAGTGATATTGCAAACAGCAACATCATCCATAAACGCATCCTAAATATTTGGATTAAGAAGATGCTTTTAAATAACCGTCTATATATATCGTTAAGATAAATGTTGTAGGATAATATGCACCGATATTTATAAGGATAAACTATACTTACGACACCAAAATTAAACGATATTCTTGACAACTTTTCTCATCCTGCTGTCATCGATATTCGCCATGCTTGTTTACTTGATTAGTGTAGTCAAATAtagtcaataaataaaaaaaaatacattagaGCAAAGAAAAATGGCATGAGATATATACGCGatacaaataaattttatattgaaaatacactgaaatgtatatcaacaattctttcttttaaaaacaatgatGTCAAACTATCGTTACTTTTGTTCGACTATTTTAGTCTTCCGTTCATCCGTTCGGAAACTACCGAAATCATTAAAAGGATGCGAGAGGCTACGATTCGTTGGCAGCCATGGACGCGGAAGTGATAGCACACATTGAGTTTTTGAAGAACAATGTTTCAATGTTACGGAATTTAGGGAAAGAATGGGGTATGGAAAACGAGGAAATAAATTCATGTATAGAAGAAGTCATCGCAAATCGAACTGACAAAACCATATTTAAGCCGACAATCAAGTCAACCGGCAGAGACATATGGTCAGTCATTCGATTCAGCGTCAAGTTTTGGTTGATCGTTTTCGGCCTTATATTTGTTTGCTGTGCATCGCTATTTGTCGTTGTCAGTTACAATAGTGATGCAGAGAATTTTATCTCAAGAAGCCTGCAACCTTTTGGATATGACATATTCAGATATGTCAGACTGTCAACCCTTCCACTCCATGACATGTTCAACATAACTGGTATGTTTATACATAATGACATTAACAGTTATGGTatcctgtacaatatatatctgTTTCCTTTTCTCcacaataaatattgttaaaacttagTGTGAGCTTCACTGCTGCTATCATCAAgttcatataaatatatgttaatcTATGAACATGTATCTACAACTGTACGCATTTCATTTCACCAAGGACGtctatgagaaggataagtcacaccacagggcctcgttactattgatgatatatataagataggtcacgtctatttacatacattacacgtgtaatgtatgtaaatagacgtgacctatcttatatatatcatcaatagtaacgaggccctgtggtcacactgggttttggggaagtccaaggcaggcgcttttgtgtttgtgcactgaccgtgacgttgggcgacgactgattttcctttgatatccgccggtgcagcctttgatgtagcttgtgggtgcgagggttaccgtcttactttctgaagcggggccgtcatttcatgagctgtcgattatttttaacgaaaatttaagacatatcctttaaatattccgtctttaaagcaagtaatatacgtcgtgaaatttaataaactttacaatggtgtttcgtttgactcgataagacaagtatttgttgaggaAAACgttttttattcccggttcataggcgtctcgcgtggtgtttagtaatgtaaagagacagtcacgaatccttctcacttataaatccttgatttcaCAATTTGTTTTCTGATCAAATTGCCTTTTGTTTTGGTACAGAGTACTATGATGCAGAGTGTATACTGTACAATCCTTATTTCACTGAGCCAGAAATTTCCTGTGTATACTGTGAGGGGACCACATCTCTGATGACATTCCAGACCCCCAATGTCAGCCTGGTGGCATTGCTGCTAGACAATAGACAACCACTCTTGCATCAGGTACAAACTATACATTAATCTGAATTTCTATCCCTAACAagaatgtattgttataaacgacttctttttatgaatgaatatcactcatacaaatgtaattagTTTGAAGTATCATTATTGGTTgggattaaaaaaaatttaaaataagttGGGCTGAACACCCCCGCCACCTCAACCTTTATTACTGAAATCAACCAGTTAAGTAATACAGGCCTACTGGACCCCTTTTCTTAATGGAACTCTGATATTTGACTAAAATATCATAGTGATTAATAGATAATCAATGTCATTATTATGTGTTAAAATCTTTAAGCTAGAAATAACATTGTGTGCTTTATTTTTTCAGGGTGGATACCCTACAAAGATAACATATAGTAGCCTACGTGACACATACCTTCATGACAAAGATGTGTTTGTCGGAGAACCTCACCAATTAGAGACCACCAATGATAGCGTTCATTCTCTCCAAGACCTCTTTAATGCTGATATGGAGAACATGATCAACACCACAGAATCTTTAGTGATCAAATGGTATTCATAATTGACTTCATTTGAAATCTTTGTTTTTGCAATTGTACTGAttgtagaacgaatatacgtacccagcctgctatacctttcggccgggtacgaattggtccctatgtgtcgtagtggagcactgcctccaaAAATCACTcggggcacagttttctatacttttttgtaggtttccaattattttatgcatatacatgcatttatatattatttttgtccaaaacaaacataactaccattcttaatatctaccgtactaCTCACAAAACGTTATATTCATGATTCCTGGACTTAGTGTAAAAAtccccttcagaaagaccttcatatgtattacgtaaaaaaataatgcctcggtGGGAATTCGATAatctatgtggttcagttttattgcctagtaagtaagcgatatcgaacaagtaagataaaatgcaaataaacgtTTAATAACGGTTTGCATAtttaatcattactttgctccattagcagta
The DNA window shown above is from Argopecten irradians isolate NY chromosome 8, Ai_NY, whole genome shotgun sequence and carries:
- the LOC138329474 gene encoding uncharacterized protein, producing MDAEVIAHIEFLKNNVSMLRNLGKEWGMENEEINSCIEEVIANRTDKTIFKPTIKSTGRDIWSVIRFSVKFWLIVFGLIFVCCASLFVVVSYNSDAENFISRSLQPFGYDIFRYVRLSTLPLHDMFNITEYYDAECILYNPYFTEPEISCVYCEGTTSLMTFQTPNVSLVALLLDNRQPLLHQGGYPTKITYSSLRDTYLHDKDVFVGEPHQLETTNDSVHSLQDLFNADMENMINTTESLVIKWHLKGVRSSNLLRKLFPRPGVIPANTEIAVEKTLYIDGPGSQHYQVVRGKFPYAMYVQASGNRKAVLRPRDSCQTFCQVITISLKEKDILLFDQALWHLFLLPNLDGTAVGFSSTFTE